One Grus americana isolate bGruAme1 chromosome Z, bGruAme1.mat, whole genome shotgun sequence DNA window includes the following coding sequences:
- the CFAP53 gene encoding cilia- and flagella-associated protein 53 isoform X1 gives MEAQRPRWCREVTGPVPHSLALRAKPPKEQRSEKFDLAHRRKEKGLLENADFLKLYNQYRNIDEWQRRNEQKWLHCAVRRKVDATMREYLAETDERRERLRELLEVEESRYFAEMESLEETVVEKQAKMRERAKLLREEREKERQQLVAEKREQQFREQCEELRVQWMKKHQKELCEDRLAQLALKEELKKQQKKEEEMFAELWKEDRLAKEKREAVEMQKSAERNQEILNVLSAQVAVLSARKEEAKRLKEEEAQLLEKQQQLLKLENEQLQLEKLQKQKQCRDTLLCAAQDKQKRLNEEKQDELALEMKILEKSLQEPQEDSEEKTKRKQELFKEQRTYLAHLAQQLEEEKRREKEADELLKEEMAKVWAKKAEQIRLEKEARKQLLKDVLDTRQLQVEEKLQRNAKEQEELAQEKKLLAEAITELEHIEEEKYARKVKEAKDYQEQLRAQIAYRQQARDAEEEEKQREYESGLVAERAYQERIQDILSRPCEKLAKTHPLRRKLMSNSQEDHLL, from the exons ATGGAGGCGCAGCGGCCGCGGTGGTGCCGGGAGGTGACCGGGCCCGTCCCGCACTCCTTAGCGCTG AGAGCCAAGCCTCCTAAAGaacaaagaagtgaaaaatttGACTTAGCCCACAGACGGAAAGAAAAGGGACTCCttgaaaatgctgatttcttAAAGCTGTACAACCAGTATCGCAACATTGATGAGTGGCAGCGACGCAACGAACAAAAGTGGCTACACTGCGCTGTGCGGAGAAAGGTGGATGCAACAATGCGGGAATATCTGGCAGAGACTgatgagagaagagagag GCTTCGTGAGCTTCTGGAGGTGGAGGAAAGTAGGTACTTTGCTGAGATGGAGTCACTTGAAGAAACGGTTGtggagaaacaagcaaaaatgaGGGAGCGAGCAAAATTactgagagaggagagggagaaagaaagacaaCAACTGGTGGCTGAGAAACGAGAGCAGCAATTCAG AGAACAATGCGAGGAGCTTCGTGTACAGTGGATGAAGAAGCATCAGAAGGAATTGTGTGAAGACCGACTGGCCCAGCTAGCTCTGAAGGAGGAattgaaaaagcaacagaagaaggaggaggagatgttTGCAGAGCTTTGGAAAGAGGATAGGTTGGCTAAGGAAAAGCGAGAGGCAGTGGAGATGCAGAAATCAGCAGAACGGAATCAGGAAATCCTGAATGTGCTCAGTGCCCAGGTAGCGGTGCTCAGTGCTCGCAAAGAGGAGGCGAAGCGGCTGAAGGAAGAAGAGGCTCAACTGCTG gaaaaacagcagcaactgCTTAAGCTAGAAAATGAacaacttcagctggagaaactacagaaacagaaacaatgCAGAGACACATTGCTCTGTGCAGCACAGGACAAGCAGAAGCGtcttaatgaagaaaaacaagatgaaCTTGCCTTAGAGATGAAGATCTTAGAAAAATCTCTTCAGGAACCTCAGGAGGAcagtgaggagaaaacaaaaagaaaa CAAGAGCTGTTCAAGGAGCAACGGACTTACCTGGCACACCTGGCTCaacagctggaggaggagaaacgGCGAGAAAAAGAAGCGGACGAGCTCCTCAAAGAAGAAATGGCGAAGGTTTGGGCCAAGAAGGCTGAGCAAATACGATTAGAAAAGGAGGCTAGAAAGCAGCTACTGAAAGATGTCTTGGATACAAGACAACTGCAGGTGGAGGAGAAGT tgcagagaaatgcaaaggaGCAGGAAGAACTCGCTCAAGAGAAGAAGTTATTAGCTGAAGCAATCACAGAACTTGAGCatatagaagaagaaaaatatgcaag AAAAGTAAAGGAAGCAAAAGACTACCAAGAGCAACTCAGGGCTCAAATTGCCTATCGACAACAGGCCCGTGAtgctgaggaagaagagaagcagcGAGAATATGAATCAGGTCTAGTAGCAGAGAGAGCTTACCAAGAAAGGATACAGGACATTCTATCAAGGCCTTGTGAGAAACTAGCAAAAACCCACCCTTTGAGAAGAAAACTAATGTCTAACTCTCAAGAAGATCACTTGCTATGA
- the CFAP53 gene encoding cilia- and flagella-associated protein 53 isoform X2, translated as MEAQRPRWCREVTGPVPHSLALRAKPPKEQRSEKFDLAHRRKEKGLLENADFLKLYNQYRNIDEWQRRNEQKWLHCAVRRKVDATMREYLAETDERREREQCEELRVQWMKKHQKELCEDRLAQLALKEELKKQQKKEEEMFAELWKEDRLAKEKREAVEMQKSAERNQEILNVLSAQVAVLSARKEEAKRLKEEEAQLLEKQQQLLKLENEQLQLEKLQKQKQCRDTLLCAAQDKQKRLNEEKQDELALEMKILEKSLQEPQEDSEEKTKRKQELFKEQRTYLAHLAQQLEEEKRREKEADELLKEEMAKVWAKKAEQIRLEKEARKQLLKDVLDTRQLQVEEKLQRNAKEQEELAQEKKLLAEAITELEHIEEEKYARKVKEAKDYQEQLRAQIAYRQQARDAEEEEKQREYESGLVAERAYQERIQDILSRPCEKLAKTHPLRRKLMSNSQEDHLL; from the exons ATGGAGGCGCAGCGGCCGCGGTGGTGCCGGGAGGTGACCGGGCCCGTCCCGCACTCCTTAGCGCTG AGAGCCAAGCCTCCTAAAGaacaaagaagtgaaaaatttGACTTAGCCCACAGACGGAAAGAAAAGGGACTCCttgaaaatgctgatttcttAAAGCTGTACAACCAGTATCGCAACATTGATGAGTGGCAGCGACGCAACGAACAAAAGTGGCTACACTGCGCTGTGCGGAGAAAGGTGGATGCAACAATGCGGGAATATCTGGCAGAGACTgatgagagaagagagag AGAACAATGCGAGGAGCTTCGTGTACAGTGGATGAAGAAGCATCAGAAGGAATTGTGTGAAGACCGACTGGCCCAGCTAGCTCTGAAGGAGGAattgaaaaagcaacagaagaaggaggaggagatgttTGCAGAGCTTTGGAAAGAGGATAGGTTGGCTAAGGAAAAGCGAGAGGCAGTGGAGATGCAGAAATCAGCAGAACGGAATCAGGAAATCCTGAATGTGCTCAGTGCCCAGGTAGCGGTGCTCAGTGCTCGCAAAGAGGAGGCGAAGCGGCTGAAGGAAGAAGAGGCTCAACTGCTG gaaaaacagcagcaactgCTTAAGCTAGAAAATGAacaacttcagctggagaaactacagaaacagaaacaatgCAGAGACACATTGCTCTGTGCAGCACAGGACAAGCAGAAGCGtcttaatgaagaaaaacaagatgaaCTTGCCTTAGAGATGAAGATCTTAGAAAAATCTCTTCAGGAACCTCAGGAGGAcagtgaggagaaaacaaaaagaaaa CAAGAGCTGTTCAAGGAGCAACGGACTTACCTGGCACACCTGGCTCaacagctggaggaggagaaacgGCGAGAAAAAGAAGCGGACGAGCTCCTCAAAGAAGAAATGGCGAAGGTTTGGGCCAAGAAGGCTGAGCAAATACGATTAGAAAAGGAGGCTAGAAAGCAGCTACTGAAAGATGTCTTGGATACAAGACAACTGCAGGTGGAGGAGAAGT tgcagagaaatgcaaaggaGCAGGAAGAACTCGCTCAAGAGAAGAAGTTATTAGCTGAAGCAATCACAGAACTTGAGCatatagaagaagaaaaatatgcaag AAAAGTAAAGGAAGCAAAAGACTACCAAGAGCAACTCAGGGCTCAAATTGCCTATCGACAACAGGCCCGTGAtgctgaggaagaagagaagcagcGAGAATATGAATCAGGTCTAGTAGCAGAGAGAGCTTACCAAGAAAGGATACAGGACATTCTATCAAGGCCTTGTGAGAAACTAGCAAAAACCCACCCTTTGAGAAGAAAACTAATGTCTAACTCTCAAGAAGATCACTTGCTATGA
- the CFAP53 gene encoding cilia- and flagella-associated protein 53 isoform X3: MREYLAETDERRERLRELLEVEESRYFAEMESLEETVVEKQAKMRERAKLLREEREKERQQLVAEKREQQFREQCEELRVQWMKKHQKELCEDRLAQLALKEELKKQQKKEEEMFAELWKEDRLAKEKREAVEMQKSAERNQEILNVLSAQVAVLSARKEEAKRLKEEEAQLLEKQQQLLKLENEQLQLEKLQKQKQCRDTLLCAAQDKQKRLNEEKQDELALEMKILEKSLQEPQEDSEEKTKRKQELFKEQRTYLAHLAQQLEEEKRREKEADELLKEEMAKVWAKKAEQIRLEKEARKQLLKDVLDTRQLQVEEKLQRNAKEQEELAQEKKLLAEAITELEHIEEEKYARKVKEAKDYQEQLRAQIAYRQQARDAEEEEKQREYESGLVAERAYQERIQDILSRPCEKLAKTHPLRRKLMSNSQEDHLL, from the exons ATGCGGGAATATCTGGCAGAGACTgatgagagaagagagag GCTTCGTGAGCTTCTGGAGGTGGAGGAAAGTAGGTACTTTGCTGAGATGGAGTCACTTGAAGAAACGGTTGtggagaaacaagcaaaaatgaGGGAGCGAGCAAAATTactgagagaggagagggagaaagaaagacaaCAACTGGTGGCTGAGAAACGAGAGCAGCAATTCAG AGAACAATGCGAGGAGCTTCGTGTACAGTGGATGAAGAAGCATCAGAAGGAATTGTGTGAAGACCGACTGGCCCAGCTAGCTCTGAAGGAGGAattgaaaaagcaacagaagaaggaggaggagatgttTGCAGAGCTTTGGAAAGAGGATAGGTTGGCTAAGGAAAAGCGAGAGGCAGTGGAGATGCAGAAATCAGCAGAACGGAATCAGGAAATCCTGAATGTGCTCAGTGCCCAGGTAGCGGTGCTCAGTGCTCGCAAAGAGGAGGCGAAGCGGCTGAAGGAAGAAGAGGCTCAACTGCTG gaaaaacagcagcaactgCTTAAGCTAGAAAATGAacaacttcagctggagaaactacagaaacagaaacaatgCAGAGACACATTGCTCTGTGCAGCACAGGACAAGCAGAAGCGtcttaatgaagaaaaacaagatgaaCTTGCCTTAGAGATGAAGATCTTAGAAAAATCTCTTCAGGAACCTCAGGAGGAcagtgaggagaaaacaaaaagaaaa CAAGAGCTGTTCAAGGAGCAACGGACTTACCTGGCACACCTGGCTCaacagctggaggaggagaaacgGCGAGAAAAAGAAGCGGACGAGCTCCTCAAAGAAGAAATGGCGAAGGTTTGGGCCAAGAAGGCTGAGCAAATACGATTAGAAAAGGAGGCTAGAAAGCAGCTACTGAAAGATGTCTTGGATACAAGACAACTGCAGGTGGAGGAGAAGT tgcagagaaatgcaaaggaGCAGGAAGAACTCGCTCAAGAGAAGAAGTTATTAGCTGAAGCAATCACAGAACTTGAGCatatagaagaagaaaaatatgcaag AAAAGTAAAGGAAGCAAAAGACTACCAAGAGCAACTCAGGGCTCAAATTGCCTATCGACAACAGGCCCGTGAtgctgaggaagaagagaagcagcGAGAATATGAATCAGGTCTAGTAGCAGAGAGAGCTTACCAAGAAAGGATACAGGACATTCTATCAAGGCCTTGTGAGAAACTAGCAAAAACCCACCCTTTGAGAAGAAAACTAATGTCTAACTCTCAAGAAGATCACTTGCTATGA